The sequence CCTCAGGGTCGACGCCGATCTCGACCAGAGCCGACGCATGCGACCACGCCTCTTCGACGCCTTGTTCCTCGAGCCACGCCTCCAGCGTCGACTCGACGTCGCTGCGGGCGAGGGGGTCGGTCGGGGTGGGTGCGGGACGGTTCCCGGCAGCCAGGCGCTCGAGGAGGCCGGTCACGCTGGGCGGTACGCCCTCCGCGCCGAACGCCGACCGTGCCTCCACGTAGCGGTCGACTGCTTCGCCGAGCTCCTCGGCTGCACGCTTCACCGCCGAGGCCGGGTTGTTTATCTCGTGGGCCAGGCCGGCGCTGAGAGTGCCCAGTTGAGCCATCTTCTCGCTATGGCGGACCAGGGACTCCGTTTCACGCCACCGCCGGAGCAGCACGCCGAACATCGCCCTGGCACCCTTGGGACTGGTTTCGAGAACCCGGTCGAGACTGGCCTTCTGGATCTCGAGCAACCGGGAGTCGGTGCGGGCGCGCACGGTGGCGGATCGCGGCGCCGGGCCGATGATCGCCGCCTCCAGCGGCGCCATTTCCCCGATCACGTCGCCCCGGGTTCGCACTGCCACGAGCACTTCGCGATTCGCCGATTGCTTGGTGATCTCGAGGGTCCCGTCGATCACCACGTAGGCATCGTCGCCAAAGTCGCCCTCTTGGAACAGCTCGGTGTCGGCGGCGAGGGCGACCTCCCGCGAGTCCTTGGCGAGCGCCTCGAGGTCGGCATCATCGAGATCGGAGAAGAGCGATACGGCCCGGAGGAGTTCGAGCACGGTCAGACCGTGCCGAGGTACTGATGGACGAAGCTGATACACACCGAACCCTGACCGACCGCCGATGCAACCCGTCGCACCACCCCATGGCGAACGTCGCCTGCGGCGAATACACCGGGGATGCTGGTCTCCATCAGGTAGGGATCGCGCTCGAGCGGCCATTTCTTCATGTCGAGGTCGGTACCCGTGAGGATGAACCCTTGCTCGTTGACTGCTACCAGATCCCTGATGAAGTCGGAGTGGGGTCGGGCGCCGACGAACACGAAGACGGCGGCGCACTCTCGTTCCACCCGGTCGTTGCCTTCCATCAGGATCACGCCCTCCAGTCGGGTCTGGCCGAGCATCTCGACTATCTGGGTGTCGAGCAGGACCTCGATGTTCTTCGTGGCCCGAATTTGATCGACCAGATACTGCGACATCTTCGACTCGATGCTGTTGCCGCGGACCACGATCGTGACGGTGCTCGAGTACCGGCTGAACATCATCGCCGCCTGTCCCGCCGAGTTCGCCCCGCCGATCACGAACACCGGCCGATCCCGGTAGGTGGACGCCTCAGAAATGGCGGCGCCGTAGAACAGCCCGGCGCCGGTGAACTTCTCGTACCCGGGCACTTCCAACGTCCGCATGGTCATACCCGTGGCGACCACGATCGCCTTCGACGCGATCTCCGTACCGTCCGAGAGGGTGGTGATCTTGGTCGCTTCATCGACCCGAACCGATCCGACTTCGCCGGCGGTCACGATCTCGGCTCCGAGCCGCAGCGCCTGCGTGGTGGCCCGTCGGGCAAGATCGGTACCGCTGATGCCCTTGGGGAACCCCAGGTAGTTCTCGATACGCGAGCTGGTACCGGCCTGCCCGCCGGTCGAGTCACGCTCGAGGATCGTGACGCTGAGCCCCTCGGACGCGCCGTAGACGCCGGCAGCCAGTCCGGCGGGGCCGGCCCCGATGACGACCAGGTCGTAGAAGGGCTTCTCGGCTTCGACCCGCATTCCCACCTGCGCCGCGAGGGTCCGCCGGTCGGGCTCGACCAGCCTGGTTCCATCGGGCATGAGGACCACCGGGATGTGGTTCTCGGCGGCGGAGGCGATGGCTGCAGCCTCCTCGTCCCGCTCGACGTCGGCGAAGCGATACGAGATCTGGTTGCGGGCGAGAAAGTCCTTCACTTCATGGGTCAGCGGAGACCAGGTGGTGCCGATCACCCGGATACCTTCGTATGGCAGTTCAACAGTCTGGTTCCACTCGTCCAGGAGGTCATCGAGCACCGGATACAGGTGGTCCTCGGGTGGATCCCAGGGCTTCATCAGATAGTGGTCGAGACCCACCTGGTTGATCGCCTGGATGGCGGCCTCGGTGTCGGCGTAGGCGGTGAGAAGCACGGTGCGCGCCTGTGGGTAGATACGGGCTGCCTTCTCGAGGAAATCGGTGCCCGTCATCTGCGGCATGCGCTGGTCGGCCACGATCAGTGCCAGTTGGTCGCCCCGGCCCTTGAGTCCATCGATCGCTTCCAGCGCCTGAGCGCCTGAACTGGCGCGGAGGATCCGGTAGTCGGCGGCGTACTTCGTGCGCAGGTCTCGTTCCACCGCCGCCAGCACCTGGGGGTCGTCGTCGACGGTGACAATGAATGGTTTGGCCATGGTTGCCTCAGGTGGTCAGGTTCGATGATCTCACTTCGGACAGCCCTAGTCGGGGTCGAGCGGCAAGTAGCGGTGGGATATGCGCCCCTCTTCCGTGATTTCGATCAGTCGGAAACCCGACGGGTCGCTACCGAGGGGATAGCCGACCGGGCCCGAGGTGACCACTTCGAGGTCGCCGTAGCTGGCGATGTTGTTGCGGTGCCAATGCCCGGCGATCGACAGGCGAACCCCGGCGCGGCGCATCTGCTCGACGAGAGGGATCCGCCTCTCCGTCGGGAGGTTCCAGTAGTTGTCCTCCTCGTGGAGGCTTTCGAGGAAGAGGGGGTGGTGCCCGACGACGATCGGCGGCTCGCTCGAATCGAGCGCGTCGGCGATGAACTCCCGCTGCGCAGCCCACTCTGCCGGCGCCGATTCGGGGTGGTCGATGACCACGGTGTTGAGGACGACGAACGACACCGGGCCGGCCCGAAACGTGTAGTAGTCGTCCCCGTAGACCGCCCGATAGGCGGCGATGCTCGCCGGCGTCGGCACGACCGTATCCGCGGCGATGTCGTGGTTTCCGGGGGCGAATCGCATCGGGATGTCGGGGTCGAGATGGGTCGAGATTTCTAGGAAGGTGCTCAGCTGATCCTCGCTGTTGGGATCGTCGATCATGTCGCCCCCGAACAGCACCAGATCGGGCCGTAGATGGTTGGCCGCCCCGACCGCCTTCCGGTACATCGCCGCGTCCCACTCGTGTCCCTGGGTCGGTGGCACCGCCTCCACGTACATGCCCTGAGCCGCGTATTGGGCCGCCGCTTCTTCGGACAGGCCACTGAACGAGGCGTACAGGCCCAACTGGCTGTCGGCGAGAAACAGCACCCGGAACGATTTCATGGCAGTCGCCTCAGGGGGTGCTCGATAGATCGGCGCGTAGTGAACACGGCGGCAGAAGCGTAAAGGATTCGCTGCGTATTCCTGATAGGCGAAGGTCTGGCAAACCTAGAGTTGCGCAATCAGGCGATTCGCGTCCGCGAACCGGAGGAACCGAATTCATGGCCATAGGTGACGTAACCATCGCGCAGGCCGACAGCGACGGCACCACGATTCCGGGCCCGTTCACCGTATCCGGGTGAACCACCCCACCATCTCCGAGGTAACGGCTGCCGCGGCGCGAATCGCCGGAATCGCCCGGGTAACCCCGCTGGTCGTGTCGCCGTCTCTGTCGAGATTGGGCGGGCCAGTGCGCCTCAAGGCCGAGTGCCTGCAGGAAACCGGGTCCTTCAAGGTGCGTGGCGCGGCCAACGCCCTGCTGTCTTGGGACCCCGAATCGGTGGCCGCCGGGGTGGTGGCCGTCTCGAGTGGCAACCACGGCCGGGCCGTGGCCCATGTGGCCCGTCTCCTCGGCTTCCCCGCCACCGTATGCGTCTCGGCGAGGGTCCCGGCGAACAAGGTCGAGGCCATCGAGGGTCTTGGTGCTCGGGTGGTGGTCGGAGGGCCCGATCAGGACGACGCCGAGGCGGCCGCTCGTCGACTTGTGGCCGACGAGGGCCTCGCGTTCATCCATCCCTTCGACGATCCCGCCGTCATCGCCGGGCAGGGGACCATCGGCATCGAGATCCTGGATGCATTCCCCGACTGCGAAGCGATCGTGGTGCCCCTGTCGGGTGGGGGCCTGATATCCGGGATCGCGGTGGCCGCCAAGGCCATCTCGCCTGGCATCAGTGTGATCGGAGTGAGCCAGGAGCGCGGCCCGGCGATGCATCGAAGCCTCGCCGCCGGCAGCCTCGTCGGCGTGGTCGAGGAGGACACCCTGGCCGATGCCCTCGCCGGGGGGTTGGGAGAGGAGAACCACCACACGTTCGAGATGTGCCAGGCACTGGTGCACGACACGGTGCTCGTGTCCGAGTCCGAGATCGCCACCGCGATGAAGTTTCTTCACGACGATCACGGTTGGCGGGTAGAGGGTGGGGGAGCGGTGGGAGTTGCCGCCGTTCTGGCGGGCAAGGTGGCGACCCCTGGTCCGACAACCGTGGTCGTCAGCGGCGGGAACGTAGGTGACGACGTGTTCAAGCGGGCACTAGATGCCGCCCGCGGATGAGAGCGCGATGCGCGA is a genomic window of Acidimicrobiia bacterium containing:
- a CDS encoding ATP-binding protein codes for the protein MLELLRAVSLFSDLDDADLEALAKDSREVALAADTELFQEGDFGDDAYVVIDGTLEITKQSANREVLVAVRTRGDVIGEMAPLEAAIIGPAPRSATVRARTDSRLLEIQKASLDRVLETSPKGARAMFGVLLRRWRETESLVRHSEKMAQLGTLSAGLAHEINNPASAVKRAAEELGEAVDRYVEARSAFGAEGVPPSVTGLLERLAAGNRPAPTPTDPLARSDVESTLEAWLEEQGVEEAWSHASALVEIGVDPEALEALGLTGQVLSRAVSLITAGAIAHDLIHVTKEGATRVFTLVKSMKDYSYLDQAPIQDVVVTTGINDTLLILRSKLKDIEIVTEFEDLPPIPAYGSELNQVWTNLLDNAADAIHEHGGAKIAVRAFREEDQVVVEISDDGPGIPPEVQPRIFDAFFTTKEPGKGTGQGLGIAFSIVVQRHGGNVLVKETGPDGTTFRVELPVEGPPA
- a CDS encoding FAD-dependent oxidoreductase; this translates as MAKPFIVTVDDDPQVLAAVERDLRTKYAADYRILRASSGAQALEAIDGLKGRGDQLALIVADQRMPQMTGTDFLEKAARIYPQARTVLLTAYADTEAAIQAINQVGLDHYLMKPWDPPEDHLYPVLDDLLDEWNQTVELPYEGIRVIGTTWSPLTHEVKDFLARNQISYRFADVERDEEAAAIASAAENHIPVVLMPDGTRLVEPDRRTLAAQVGMRVEAEKPFYDLVVIGAGPAGLAAGVYGASEGLSVTILERDSTGGQAGTSSRIENYLGFPKGISGTDLARRATTQALRLGAEIVTAGEVGSVRVDEATKITTLSDGTEIASKAIVVATGMTMRTLEVPGYEKFTGAGLFYGAAISEASTYRDRPVFVIGGANSAGQAAMMFSRYSSTVTIVVRGNSIESKMSQYLVDQIRATKNIEVLLDTQIVEMLGQTRLEGVILMEGNDRVERECAAVFVFVGARPHSDFIRDLVAVNEQGFILTGTDLDMKKWPLERDPYLMETSIPGVFAAGDVRHGVVRRVASAVGQGSVCISFVHQYLGTV
- a CDS encoding metallophosphoesterase, with product MKSFRVLFLADSQLGLYASFSGLSEEAAAQYAAQGMYVEAVPPTQGHEWDAAMYRKAVGAANHLRPDLVLFGGDMIDDPNSEDQLSTFLEISTHLDPDIPMRFAPGNHDIAADTVVPTPASIAAYRAVYGDDYYTFRAGPVSFVVLNTVVIDHPESAPAEWAAQREFIADALDSSEPPIVVGHHPLFLESLHEEDNYWNLPTERRIPLVEQMRRAGVRLSIAGHWHRNNIASYGDLEVVTSGPVGYPLGSDPSGFRLIEITEEGRISHRYLPLDPD
- a CDS encoding pyridoxal-phosphate dependent enzyme, translating into MNHPTISEVTAAAARIAGIARVTPLVVSPSLSRLGGPVRLKAECLQETGSFKVRGAANALLSWDPESVAAGVVAVSSGNHGRAVAHVARLLGFPATVCVSARVPANKVEAIEGLGARVVVGGPDQDDAEAAARRLVADEGLAFIHPFDDPAVIAGQGTIGIEILDAFPDCEAIVVPLSGGGLISGIAVAAKAISPGISVIGVSQERGPAMHRSLAAGSLVGVVEEDTLADALAGGLGEENHHTFEMCQALVHDTVLVSESEIATAMKFLHDDHGWRVEGGGAVGVAAVLAGKVATPGPTTVVVSGGNVGDDVFKRALDAARG